A segment of the Neoarius graeffei isolate fNeoGra1 chromosome 5, fNeoGra1.pri, whole genome shotgun sequence genome:
atgtgttgtgaaatgacataagataaaggtacgtagagctatagattctacatgataatcataaagttggcgtgatatcagtcatgtatttgcttgtgaaagcttgcggctttcatgtaactgccacctagcaatgagaggcaaagggtaaagagggtaggctatcatagattctattcggaagagatcaacacaattatagactcccagaagaggaagagctagcactagagagttcaccagcattttcatgtgccatttccattgagtagaaccagagtagaacagccagtgaaccgcagcgtgttcttccgctgaggtcacaacatggccacgagccacggacccagttttcttgcgctgtgcaattaaaagttggatattcgcctaacaacagcttcttttcacgtaattataacagaaatctaacatgtttgccatgttgtatattttatttaagaaattgcatagagtcatgttcatgtcatcagccctttaaaagtgcaatttttttttttacttttttaattttttttaattgtgacacaagcaataattaaaatgtctgtgaaggttctcagtcatccaggtcatcgtaatccaTAGGTGCTAAGGAAGGCAGCTGATCTTGCTTGAAAtctttgaagacatttcacctctcatccaaaaggcattatcatttctgtctgactagtggggagttttaggtacttatcctctagtggaacaaaagcaaccctaaggagagtcattggggtcacatgggtcattgaccctctcagccatcctgtaggttgttagggtcacaggAGGCTGAGAGTGAACGGCGTTAACAGCCTAGAGGGTcagtagggtgatctgtgggtcattggctttcTCTGCCATCAGAGAAATCCTACCCTTTAAGGAttttaagcaagtccagttgccttcttcagCACCTGCAGATTagaaataattaagattaaaaaaaaaaccagaaatctggagtgtgcataggtactcaaccgcccccccccccccccccaagtcaatactgtgGAGAGCCACCTTTCacaacaattacagctgcaagtctcttggggtatgtctctattagcttagcacatctagccaatgggatttttgcccattcctcaaggcaaaactgctccaactccttcaagttagatgggttacgttggtgtacagcaatcttcaggttctgccacagattctcaattagattgaggtctgggctttgattaggccattccaagacatttaaatatttccctttaaaccagtccagtgtagctttagcagtatgttccgggtcattgtcctgctggagcgtgaaccttcatcccagtctcaaaccttctTTTATATGTTTGAGAATCTTCTTtcatatgtttggggagtctgccacatgctgttgggcaaactccgaatgtgttttcttcagcaattacttttttctggccactcttccataaagccccactctgtggagtgcatggcttaaagtggtcctatggacagatactcctatctccGCTTTGGAtcattgcagctccttcagtgttacctttggtgtctttattgcaACTCTGATTAATGTGCTCcatggaatattcaaagtttgggatttttttttaataacccatcCCTGATCCATACTACTtcatcattttgtctctcatatatttggagtgctccttagttttcatgttgcttgcttagtcgtgttgcagagtcagggtccttccagaacaggttgagttatacagacatcatgtgacactttgtttgcacacagatggatcttaatcaactaattatatgacatCTGAAGTGAATTgtctggaccagctcttatttaggggcttcatatgaaagggggtcacaataaaacaacaattttcatctttaaagtggtaggcatgttgtgtaaatcaaatcgtgctaaccctccaaaaatccattttaattccatcttgtaatgccacAAAACAGGCCAAAAACAAAGggcgatgaatacttttgcaagatactgtatattgggattttagagaaacatattcatcaaggtggcggcacggtggtgtagtggttagcgctgtcgcctcacagcaagaaggtcctgggttcgagccccggggccggcgagggcctttctgtgcggagtttgcatgttctccccatgtccgcgtgggtttcctccgggtgctccggtttaccccacagtccaaagacatgcaggttaggttaactggtgactctaaattgaccgtaggtgtgaatgtgagtgtgaatggttgtctgtgtctatgtgtcagccctgtgatgacctggcgacttgtccagggtgtaccctgcctttcgcccgtagtcagctgggataggctccagcttgcctgcgaccctgtagaaggataaagcggctagagataatgagatgagatgatattcatcaaggcaatgtctcttcctgggaagaccatgcgtatttcagcaggacaatgccaggtctcattctgcatgggctacaacagtatgGCTTTGTAGGCACAGAGTGTATGTGCTTGACTGGCTTGCTACCAGTCCAGttctgtctcctattgaaaatatatggtgcatcatgaagaggagaatcagacaaccgcAACCACAATCTTTTGAGCAGCTGTATGaagcaaaaatggacaaaaattccaattacaaaactgcaacaattagtacccTCAGGCCCCATACGACtgaaaagtatttttaaaaagaaaggtgatgtaacacctgTGTCTgtgtcaccattttttttttagtgtgttccaggcatcaaattttaactttgtttatatttccaAAATACAGGTAAGTTGGCCAGTAAatgtattgaaaatcttttctttgtatgcttttctcagttaaataaaggttcacgtgaataaacaaatgacagatttttgttattattgcatgtttgaaaatatcccaacttttctggaaattgggTTAGTATAAAAGCATGAAAAATGTTTTCCCTCTGTGAACAAAACAGACACTCTTGTGTGACCTCAGGGTTTAAAATGGAGATAAAAGAATTTACAGAGACAATATCATGCAAACTCCTCCACAGGAGGTCAGCAACTTTTTTGGTCACTGGTGGTTTGCACAGTGCCCTCCATTCTGGTTTGATATTATcattaagactaagtacattttgCCATGGGGTGTCCACCCTTTCACTCAGGTTTACCTTGAAATAATCGTAATTTCTTAACTTGCATAGCGCAATTTACGTACAATGATCAAAAGCACTTTACAATGTCAAAAATATAGATCAGTACAACCAATAATCCAAAAATACAATAGCTAAAATATAATTAATCATACAATAAAAGATACattgaaataaaataaagtagtaCCACCAGAAATAATAAAATTCATAATAAAAATCAAAATGCAGCCATAAACAAATGTGTCTTCAACTTACATTTAAAAACACAAAGTGATTATTTTCACAGAGACAGGGAGGAATGCTGTTCCATAAAGTTGGAGGACCTTCTAACATTGAACTATTATTAGATCGTAAACAGTATGAGCTCTTTTGCTTCATACTAATTAGATCATTGACGTATGATGGAGCCAGTCCATGAATAGCTTTAAGAGtaagaaaaaaaatcttgaaagaAATTATATGCATAACAGGCAGCCAGTGAAATTCATAAAGTGCCGTAGTTATGTGAGAATACTCGGGTATGTCCATGATCAATCTTGCAGCAGCATTCTGTACATGCTGTAACTTAGTGATCTGTACATGAGGAAGTCCACACATTAAACTATTACAGTAATCAAGACGAGACGTAATAAAAGCATGGACAAGTGTACATAGACTTTCCCAAGACAAATACTTCTTAATTCTCTTAATATtatgcaaataaaaaataaatgcacTGCCACATGCCTTTGTAATATGCATTGACATAGACATTTTATCATCAAAACAGACACCTAAATTCCAGGCACTGGTAACAGGACTAATATGATTATCACCGACACACAAACTACAATTCAGATCTATCTTACTAAGATAGTACGTAGACCCAATCAGTAACACTTCAGTTTTGTCATCATTTAATAAGAGCCTGTCACTAGTCATCGACCTACGAATATCTGCAATACATACTCCCATTGCCCTCATTGCAGCATCTTGATTTATCTCACCATCTGGCTTAAAACTTAGGTAAATCTGAATATCATCTGCAAAGCAATGGACTACCAGGAGATGTTTCTCTATAACATCAAATAGCCTTGACATGTAGACAATAAACAGAAGAGGTCCCAAACAGGAACCCTGAAGCACCCCACATGCAAGGCTAAAATATCTAGAGAGTATTCCCTGAATGGAAATCCGCTGAATTCTGTTTGACAAATATGCATTGAACCACCTTGTTAAGAAGATTTAACAGGCAAAAGACTGCAGTTCTGCTTGGTAACTGCCAGCCCCTGCCCCGCTGCCTCATTGGGCAGGAATCCAGTgtagagaaagacgcacgttggctgtaagtgtgtcttgcaacctgaaaaaacgtaagcgcccgtagagtttgtttgacatggtgaagaacctctgtggccagtctacggctcaaaaatcagcacgtcacgtgtgccctccgtgcatttcttgtgttttttgcatgtagaccggccgtcggAGCacatacagccggttgtgacctaggcttaactggACCAGCCCCTGCGCCACTGCCTCATTGGGCAGGAATCCAGCGTAGACCATCCCACAAGAAGTCCACTACCTGAGCCTGGGGTTTTGCTCAAAGATTTTGCTCATAGTCCCAAAGTTCATTTCCCCTTGCCTCTGCAATCCAAGAGGTGGCCACCACACCTGTCTAGGTCTGGAGCTATGCTCAGCTGGGGAAAATGTTCCTTCTCTGCAAGACCGGTCTCACTGGCTTCATCTTCCTTCAGCTGTGCAAGCTCCTCAGATGTTAGGGTGGACCTCCAGCGATGTAATAACTGATTGACAATTAGCAGAGGTCACAGTCCCGTGCATGCTGCCAGGTCCTCAACCCATGATAGGTTTGTCCCCATGATGTTTAACAGCTAGTGGAGTGTTACTATCCCTGAGGAATCCAGAACCCTGGACAGTGTGGGAGTGGTCACACCAGAAATGTCCAAATACCCACTATGAACCACGGGCTCTTCCAGCAGCCAGTATAACATTCTACACTCGtttaaaacataaaaatccatattTTAAAAAGTCAATGATGAAAAAGTGTAATCCAGCAATGTCCAGTGTTCTTGTGTCCATTATAACAGAGTTCTCTTCAGCCCGAGTCCTCCCACCATGCATAGCACTCCATAGGCTGCTGCTTTCCATACTAGATTCATGGGTCCAGTGAGGAGTCTCTGGATGAACTGGAGGAAAAAACACACTTGAAACTGATCAAATTCTCTTTTCTGGCCTTCTAAGATGCCTTCTAATTGCCCCCAGTTGAAACATCATTGATTCAACCTCGATGCTGCCTATTTCCCCTAAATCTGTGCATTAGCTCCCAAAAgcaacattgaaaaaaaaaagatggtggaCCAAACTTCATAGAAACGTGATTTTGTAtacaaatataatttttttgGCTTTGTTTATTgcttagaaaaaaaagttaatgtgaaataaacattgtgaccccacatttatttacattttttaaatggAAGCAAATAAATTAGCTTGGTATGATTTGTTAGGCATCAGTTACCTAACTAGCTACCGGTAGATCTTTGGTTTAGTTACACAGCATGACCATAAATGCTATCCTAAAAGCTCATTTGGACATCCTTAGAAAATGcctccagctgaaagtcctgcctGACAAGACGCCTTTTTATAGTGGGTGTGAGGCAACAAGGCAGTAACCTTAATTTCAAATGCAGACAATGTGTCAAAGAAATATTGTGTATGTGTGCGTCAGAAAAAGGTTCCAGTATTATTTTTCCAGtgaacccttgaagaacccttGAAGAAGATTTCTTTTTCCTCAGAGTGTTTGTATTAGCTGTGTAAGTGTGAAGTACAAATGCTTAATTCTTAATAATCGTTTTCTTTTCAAGGGTTCATTTGACAGTGACTGGTCCCCAGCTTCTACTTGGAACCCTTCCTGATAACAAAGAAACACTTTGATCTTGGGTtatattcgttttttttttttcttttttctaagCACCAGGTCAAAATATTGCATCAAATCCTTCAATAAATATGTCTTTCAagaaattttaaaataaatgtttaaataaatgattaaatacagCATTTGTGATTTATATTTGTATGGATTTATCCATACCTCCATCCAAATATCCATGTCATGCTAATTATTTGCTTATTTTGGGCACAAAAAAAAGTCTCAAGAAGCTGCTTAGTGATTCTGAGCGAAATGGATTTGCAGGAAAGCCTGATTAATTGAGAGAGCTAATTGAAAGACTAACAAATTGTTTAGCCAATCATATTGGGAGACCAATGAAGAATGAGTGACGTACCACAGGAAATAGTTGAAATAGCAGAAGCTGCTGCTTCTCTAATAGCTTAGCTAGTTGGATTAGTGCACAATGAAGAAAGAACTACAGGGTTTGGGTTTTTGGCGGGCTACCCTTGCAGAGTTGATAGGGACAACTGTGTTTGTCTTTTGTGGCATTTCTGCAGCAATTGGGAATGGGAATAGCAGCTATCCAGATCAGGAAGTAAAGGTAGCATTAGCATTTGGGCTAGCCATTGCTGTCTTAGTTCAAAGTTTGGGCCATATCAGTGGAGCCCACCTGAATCCAGCTGTCACACTTGCTATGTTGGTTAGCTGCCAGATTAGCATGTGCAGGGCATTGTGGTACATTCTGGCTCAGGTGACTGGGGCTGTGATTGCTAGTGGCATTGTTCTGGGAGTGAGACCATCAGTAGTAGATTCACTTGGGCTGAACAAGGTGAGTAACTCTACTTAATCTGACTAGTGTTACTAGCTGTAACTTTGACACTGTACAATAGTTCAATTAAATCAAATAGTAATttctgtgctgcccccccccccccccaaaaaaaaaaagtgccgtgACCTTGGACAGGGTGGGTGTGGCTTTAAGTGCTCCTTCTAACTGCCCGAATTTTTCAATCACCTGGATTATAGAACAAACCAAGCTTTATAAACCTGTTATGGCAGCAGGGGTTTGGTTGAGGGTTACTTTGTTCAACTGACTCCTCTTCCATCCACCGTTTAACCATACTCTTGCTGTCACATCTGGCTTCATGCTAGCTAAGCCCCCCTGCCAATATTATTCCTTTAGCCTCTGTGGTAGTCTTGTTCTAAGTGCAACAGCAGACCACTGAAATGGCCTGATTAAGGTTTTTGCCTCTCTCAAAATGCTGGATCATTCTTTGTGAAATGGTATGAGGGTTAACTGGCCACTAGTGTTTAAACATCCAGCCGAGAGTGTTGGGTGAGATTTTTCTTGTGACTAGCAAAATCCCAGTGGTTAAAACTAACTGTTCATTCTGCAGCTGAATGGTGTCAGTCCAGGACAAGGCTTTGGAATTGAGTTTCTCCTCACACTCCAACTGGTGCTATGTGTCCTAGCAACAGTGGATAAAAGGAGGGACAACATGGCTGGTTCAGCTCCATTTGCATGTGGGCCCTCTGTGGTTTTGGCTCACCTTGTAGGAGTAGGTCTTTGTTTTAGCTCAAAATGCTAATTTTTGGGAGCCTTCCATTTGAGGAATAGCCAGACACCTCACTGACCTAATCCAATTTGTCTAAACAGATTAGTTACACTGGATGTGGCATCAACCCTGCTCGATCTTTTGGCCCAGCTCTAGTCTCTGTGGAGTTTGAACACCACTGGGTGAGTGGCCTTGTTACTACAGAACTTGATCATGTGAACTTGGAAATATTTAACACTTGCTTAATGGAACTTCCTTTTTAAATATGGAATGTGGTGCATCTGCCATAAGTTCCTataaatgagctgttgctatacaaATGATGGAATAAGTGTAACATAATTGACTTGCAGCTTGACTGTCAGCTGCAGTTTTATAGAAAACCAACACCTGGGTTGATTGGTCAGAAAAGGCTTAACATGCCTCTCTCCCCTTATCCTGACTAAGATTAAGGCTGAATGAGAACATGTACAGAACCCAACACTTGGTGTGCTCCCTTTCCTTGTTCTTTCTAGGTGTTCTGGGCAGGGCCACTatgtggtggtggtgtagctGCACTCCTCTATGACTTCATCCTGTTTCCTAAAGGTTCAGACTTTGTTGGCTGGCTCAAGGTTTTGTGCCATGGGACTGAAGCATCAGGTGCAGAGAGTGAACCCCTCCTTGAGGATGGTGCTCCTGCAGCTCAATGGGACAAATCATGATGGTGTTTCAATTCCATGTGTGTAACTTTACAAATGCATGTATACAATAAAGAtgtatgttttctaaatctttgAAGATGCATGTCTAATCTTTGTCTCGAGAAAAGTGGCAATTtaactttgcttttttttttttttttttaaactttgctaTATTGTTGGGCCCTGTTTCTGTGGGTGGCTGGTAACAAAGCAGTGCACATTGAGCCTAATAAGCAAAGGCTATTACTTGGCTGTTTAGAGGAAGTAGTTGGGGATGCAGCTTATGAGTGAAATGACTTGCAGTATCTAAATGGTGGTCATGATCAGAGCTGTTGGCCTATTCTAAATGTTAAGGAAGGGTGCTTGAGTTTCCTTTAGCATAGGGCTAATTGACTCCTTTTGGCAAGGAGGGAAGGTTCCTGactagcagcttttttttttttttttttccaagagctGTGCCAGTTCTCATTACTCACTAGACTATGATCTCCCTTGGTCTTTTGTAAATCCATGTCTTTGACTGCGTAGCCTTTTCCATTGGCATCAAGGAAAAGTGGTTTACAGTAAATCACCCTCCTTTTAACATGCACATGACAACTGCCTTTTCCATTTCAGATCTGAATATGCAATTATAAAGCAGTGTctacagcaatttttttttttacactgcttCTCTCAACCTCCATGTTGTGTTCAGTCACTGTTTTGTATTTTACACAAATTAGCAAGCTGTGAAAGTGATTTGTAGAAGGTTCAGTTTTTAATCACAAGCTGAAGACATAGTGACAACTTTCAAAGTGTTCTAGCAAACTTGAACAATGAGCTGCTAATCATGTGGGATAAATGGATCAAAAATAGTagtggccacttcattaggaacacccacctgTTTTAtacattggctgattagataaatcTTTTGACAGCAGCATGATTCATAATTGTGCAGATCCAGAGCTTCAGTAGACATCAAAAATGGGGAGGAGAGTGTGATTGCTGTGACATTCCCTTTGGAATGGGTTTTTGGTaaaagatggactggtttgagtatttcacaacctactgatctcctggggcttttcacacaagtttctagagtttacatgGGATAGTGTGGGGAAAAAACAGAGCAAATGATTGTgtagaaacaaatgccttgtagataagaggtcagaggaaaatggctagactggagtttccccaaaagcatcatagcacaaagatcattgttaaatggtagtgagcagcacaatgaacacactcttctagttaagatgctcttggcATTAAGAGACTTGGGGAAACCcccgattggttcaagctgccaggaaagaAATAGAAGGCGCCACCTTTGTCATGTACGTGCACACAAGCAGTTAAATTAGTctgtgtttaacccatctgaagcagtgcatgcatgcccagagcagtaggcagccatgctacagcacctgcgGCGCAGTTGGGAGTaaggtgccttgcccaagggcacttcagcctaaggccaccccgTGTTAACCTTACCACAtgtctgaactgtgggggaaattggtgCATCCAGAGGAAtcccatgcagatacaggtagaacatgtgaactccacacagaaaagcccccgttggcCTGAACCCAgagctttcttgctgtgaggtgaagttgctaaccactgtgccatccaagaacaggaattatagaatcaagaacaagttcatatTAAAGTGATCTGTGAGTGCATTATTACAGTCTGAAGTAATGTGGAGCTGAGTAGATAAAGGATGTGATCAGTCATGGTTATTGTTCTGGAACATCTGAATGTGAATGTTTCAGATCTCAATGCTGTAAGACAGAGAACAGGACAGAATGATAAGGTTAAGTGCCATAAATCAGTGTTCTCTCACACAGCTAAATATTTTTAATTTCTTGTATGATTGCTGAAATGTGACTTTGAAAACAGGGTTCATTTTCTCAAAACGTTGAACACAGTTCACAAAACCACAGACCCAAAGTGCAAAACTCCGTCTATCCTGCACAATGAAACATTGCGTTCAGAACTACATAAACACTTAACCAAATCAAATGGCACACTTCATGTTACCACATTGTTGTCCAACCAGCTACACACTTTCCTCAATCAAAAACAATTTTGTCTTTGGTGGGCTTTTCATCATAGTTCTGTATGCAGAGAGAAACTGTTCAATTAGAAATGTGTGCAGaaacaaaacattttacttttctcTACAACAAATCAAACattgagcagacactcttatcgagAGCGACATACAGTGAGGTCCTTccccaacatttcgattggattaaggtcaggactttgacttggccattccaaaacatgaactttattcttctttaaccattctttggtaggatgacttgtgcgcttagggtccttgtcttgctgcatgacccaccttctcttgagattcagttcatggacagatgtcctgacattttcctttagaattcgctggtataattcagaattcattgttccatcaatgatggcaggccgtcctggcccagatacagcaaaacaggcccaaaccatgatactaccaccaccatgtttcacagatgggataaggttcttgtgctggactgcactgttttcctttctccaaacataatgcttctcatttaacataaagttctattttggtctcatccgtccaaaaatttcatttctaaagagtttggactccaccaacccacaatcagacaaattgtgtacaaatggaggaaattcaagaccattgttaccctccccaggagtggtcgattgacaaaggtcactccaagagcaaggcgtgtaatagtcagtgaggtcacaaaggaccccagggtaacttataagcaactgacggcctctctctcattggctaatgttcatgagtccaccatcaggagaacactgaacaacaatggtgtgcatggcagggttgcaaggggaaagctactgctttccaaaaataacattgctgctcatctgcagtttgctaaagatcatgtggacaagccagaaggctgttggaaaaaaaaatgttggacggatgagatcaaaatagaaatttttggtttaaatgagaagcattatgtttggagaaaggaaaacactgcattccagcagaagaaccttatcccctctgtgaaacatggtggtggtggtagtatcatggtttgggcctgttttgctgcatctgggccaggatggcctgccatcattgatggaacaatgaattctgaattatactagcgaattctaaaggaaaatgtcaggacatctgtccatgaactgaatctcaagagaaggtgggtcatgcagcaagacaacgaccctaagcgcacaagtcatcctaccaaagaatggttaaagaagaataaagttcatgttttggaatggccaagtcaaagtcctcaccttaatccaactgaaatgttgtggaaggacctgaagcgagcagttcatgtgaggaaacctaccaacatccctgagttgaagctgttctgtatggagaaatgggttaaaattcctccaagccggtgtgcaggactgaccaacagttacctgaaatgtttcgttgcagttattgctgcacgagaaggtcacaccagatactgaaagcaaagggtcacatacttttgccactcacagatatgcaatattggatcattttcctcaataaataaatgaccaagtataatatctttgtctcattcatttaactgggttctctttgtgcacttgaacttgggtgaaaatctgatttaggtcatatttatgcaaaaatataggaaatcctaaagggttcacaaactttcaagcaccactgtatataatcaaGTGGAATATCTTTCCAATAATGGAGGATGCGCTGTGTATTTGTGTGGGGCAGCCATGGTCCCACAAGGTcagtggttcgattccctggaccagcaaagcacctaaccccaactgttccccaggtgtTAGGTATACGTGTGTGCTcactgtatgtcgctctggataagagtgtctgctcaatGTTTGATATGTTGTGGAGAAAAGGAAAATGTTTTGTTTCTGCACATATTTCTGTCTAATTGAACAGTTTCTCTCTGCATACAGAACTATGATGAAAAGCCCACCAAAGACAAAATTGCTTTTGATTGAGGAAAGTGTGTAGTTGGTTGGACAACAATGCGGTAATATGAAGTGTGCACCATTtgatttggtgcagaagtttgaTGTGTTTATGTAATTTTGAATGCAACGTTTCATTTTGCAGGATCGACAAGGAGTTTTGCACTTTGGGTCTGTGGTTTTGTGAACTGTGTTCAATGTTTTGAGAAAATGAGCCCCGTTTTCAAAATCGCGTTTCAGTAATCATACAAGAAATTATATTTAGCTCTGTGTGAGGACACTGATGATTTACGGTGCTTAACCTTGTCATTCTGTCCTGTTCTCTGTCTTACAGCATTGAGGTCTGAATCATTCACATGTTCCAGAACAATAACCATAACCGTCCACATCCTTAATCTATTCAGCTCCACATTACTTCAGACTGTAATAATGTACTCACAGACCACTTTAatatgaacttgttcttgattctataatgcctgttcttggctgcaagagtggaacccaatgtgtgtttctgctcaccatgtctgtaaagagttgctatgagttactacagtacttgggtggcatagtggttagcactttcacctcagagcaagaaagttctgtgtggagtttgcatgttctacctatGTCTGCTTGGGTTTTCTCTGGATGCACCGatttttcccccacagttcaaaggcatgtggTAAGGTTAACacagggtggccttgggctgaagtacccttgagcaaggcccaagCTGCTCTGCATTGCTGCCatgcattgcttcagatgggttaaacgcagaagaCTAATTTAACTGTtcttgtgtgcatgcatgtgacaaaggtggcACCTTCTATTTCCTTCCTGGGAGCTTGATCCAATCTGGGCGGGTTTCCCAAAAGTCTCAACACcatgagcatcttaactaggagagtgtgtTGTGCTGCtcactaccatttaacaatgatctttgtgctatgatgcttttggggaaACTCCAGTCTCGCCCTTTTTCTCTGACCTCTTATCTACAAGGCATTTGTTTTTATGCACAAAGTCACTTGCTCTGTTTCCCCCCCCACTGTTCCATGTAAACTCTAGACACTTCTGTGAAAACCCCAGAGAGAGATCAGCAGTCTGTGAGACTCaatccagtccatctggcaccaaaaaCCCATTCCGTAGGGAACACCACATCAATCACACTTCCCTCCCCATTTTTGATGTTTACTGAAGCTCTCAAGTTGGATCTGCACAATTATGAA
Coding sequences within it:
- the LOC132887182 gene encoding aquaporin-1-like, with translation MKKELQGLGFWRATLAELIGTTVFVFCGISAAIGNGNSSYPDQEVKVALAFGLAIAVLVQSLGHISGAHLNPAVTLAMLVSCQISMCRALWYILAQVTGAVIASGIVLGVRPSVVDSLGLNKLNGVSPGQGFGIEFLLTLQLVLCVLATVDKRRDNMAGSAPFACGPSVVLAHLVGISYTGCGINPARSFGPALVSVEFEHHWVFWAGPLCGGGVAALLYDFILFPKGSDFVGWLKVLCHGTEASGAESEPLLEDGAPAAQWDKS